A stretch of the Paenibacillus dendritiformis genome encodes the following:
- a CDS encoding SGNH/GDSL hydrolase family protein has translation MSSSVPKRTIQDGDVVLFQGDSITDAGRQRELSSHLGTGYAFMAAGLFQSMYPQLDVSFLNRGISGDRVRDLQARWEEDCLKLKPTWVSIYIGINDCWRRYTRQEETTAEQFETGYRDIIERTLKELEAQLVLVEPFVLPVAADRTQWREDLDPKIHIVRGLAREYGAYYVPLDGLFAQAAARREAQFWAPDGVHPTPAGHALIAKAWLEAVGAPAK, from the coding sequence ATGAGTAGCTCAGTACCGAAGCGAACGATTCAAGATGGAGATGTGGTTCTTTTTCAAGGCGACAGCATCACGGATGCGGGCCGTCAGCGGGAATTGTCCTCCCATCTGGGCACAGGCTATGCCTTCATGGCGGCCGGTCTGTTCCAGAGCATGTACCCGCAGCTCGATGTCTCTTTCCTGAACCGGGGAATCAGCGGGGATCGGGTCCGCGATCTGCAGGCGCGCTGGGAGGAAGACTGCCTGAAGCTGAAGCCGACATGGGTCAGCATTTACATCGGAATTAACGATTGCTGGAGGCGCTATACCCGTCAGGAGGAGACGACAGCCGAGCAATTCGAGACGGGGTATCGCGATATTATTGAACGAACCTTGAAGGAGTTGGAAGCGCAGCTCGTGCTCGTCGAGCCGTTCGTGCTGCCGGTGGCGGCCGATCGGACGCAATGGCGGGAGGATCTGGATCCGAAAATTCATATCGTGCGCGGGCTTGCTCGGGAATACGGCGCTTACTATGTGCCGTTGGACGGTCTGTTCGCGCAGGCGGCCGCCCGTCGCGAAGCGCAATTCTGGGCTCCGGACGGCGTTCATCCGACGCCGGCTGGCCACGCGCTGATCGCGAAGGCTTGGCTGGAAGCGGTAGGCGCTCCGGCAAAATAA
- a CDS encoding response regulator transcription factor → MTRILIVDDDKEIADLIEIYLRNEGYQLFKAHDGVEALSVLERDPVDLVILDIMMPKLDGMSVCLKIREKQAIPVLMLSAKAEDMDKIMGLMTGADDYMVKPFNPLELVARVKSLLRRTYQLNAHIQAGSEPAGVIRIQDLEINKATHSVRVNGQPIHLTSMEFEILYVMASNPGRVYSAEELYERVWQESFNGSHNTVAVHISKLRDKLEAHGEKYIQTVWGVGYKIEQALG, encoded by the coding sequence GTGACCCGCATTTTAATTGTGGATGACGATAAAGAAATTGCCGATTTAATCGAAATATATTTACGGAACGAAGGCTACCAATTGTTCAAGGCCCATGACGGGGTTGAGGCTTTGTCGGTGCTGGAGCGGGATCCGGTGGATCTGGTTATTTTGGATATCATGATGCCGAAGCTGGACGGGATGTCCGTCTGCCTGAAGATTCGGGAAAAGCAGGCGATACCGGTCCTTATGCTGAGCGCCAAGGCGGAGGATATGGACAAAATTATGGGGCTGATGACCGGCGCGGACGATTATATGGTGAAGCCGTTCAATCCGTTGGAGCTGGTGGCCCGCGTCAAATCGCTTCTTCGCCGCACTTATCAGTTGAACGCTCATATCCAGGCAGGCTCCGAGCCTGCCGGGGTCATTCGCATCCAGGATCTTGAGATTAACAAGGCGACGCATTCCGTCCGGGTGAACGGGCAGCCCATCCATTTAACCTCGATGGAATTCGAGATCCTCTATGTAATGGCAAGCAATCCAGGAAGAGTATACAGCGCGGAAGAACTGTACGAACGGGTATGGCAGGAGAGCTTCAACGGCTCCCACAATACAGTAGCGGTGCATATCAGCAAGCTGCGGGACAAGCTGGAGGCCCACGGCGAGAAATATATACAGACCGTATGGGGAGTAGGGTATAAGATTGAACAAGCATTGGGCTAA
- a CDS encoding sensor histidine kinase has translation MNKHWAKSIRWKLLFRFALTLLLTFMSLVLLMFAAGVIRELKEPVTYRIINFLAFEVGVVPTMVIAGIILFILFYVLLNRQLIGSLERITETVQHIADGDFDQRCNITTDDEIGRLAKNIDIMVYQLKNSIEEERLAERTKNELITSVSHDLRTPLTSILGYLGLVEQDRYRDEVELRHYIHIAYEKAERLNVMINDLFEYTRMNGGMTLRTKPMNVSEMAGQLCVHYRYPMEQAGLTLQMSSNTDKCWVNADPDKLVRVFDNLLSNAMHYAYSGSVVELHLRQDEDKVEITVKNAGDPIPSQDLPHIFERFYRVEKSRSEKTGGSGLGLAIAKTIIELHGGTIRAESSPQATLFIIELPRIAPPAPAYKSQADGLSGQGGAINVPD, from the coding sequence TTGAACAAGCATTGGGCTAAAAGCATCCGTTGGAAGCTCCTCTTCAGGTTTGCGCTGACCCTGCTTCTTACCTTTATGAGCCTTGTATTGCTCATGTTCGCCGCCGGCGTGATACGGGAGCTGAAGGAGCCTGTCACATACCGCATCATCAATTTCTTGGCGTTTGAGGTGGGCGTCGTGCCGACGATGGTGATTGCGGGCATCATCCTCTTTATCCTCTTTTATGTGCTTCTGAATCGCCAGCTGATCGGCAGTCTCGAGCGGATTACAGAGACGGTGCAGCATATTGCGGATGGGGATTTCGATCAGAGGTGCAATATTACGACCGATGACGAGATTGGGCGTCTGGCCAAAAACATTGATATCATGGTCTACCAATTGAAGAACTCTATTGAGGAAGAACGGCTGGCGGAACGGACGAAGAATGAGCTGATTACGAGCGTATCCCATGATTTGCGGACGCCGCTTACATCAATTCTCGGTTATTTGGGGCTCGTCGAGCAGGACCGTTACCGCGATGAAGTGGAGCTTCGGCATTATATTCATATTGCCTATGAGAAGGCCGAGAGGCTGAATGTCATGATTAACGATCTGTTCGAATATACGCGGATGAATGGCGGGATGACTTTACGGACCAAGCCGATGAACGTGTCTGAGATGGCTGGCCAGTTGTGCGTTCACTACCGCTACCCGATGGAGCAGGCCGGACTGACCCTTCAAATGAGCAGCAATACGGACAAATGCTGGGTTAACGCCGATCCCGACAAGCTGGTGCGCGTGTTCGACAACCTGTTGTCCAATGCGATGCACTATGCATACAGCGGCAGCGTCGTGGAGCTTCATCTTCGCCAAGATGAAGACAAGGTGGAGATTACCGTCAAAAATGCGGGTGACCCTATCCCGAGCCAAGATTTGCCGCATATCTTCGAGCGCTTCTATCGGGTCGAAAAATCACGATCCGAGAAAACCGGCGGCTCCGGACTCGGCCTAGCGATTGCCAAGACGATTATCGAGCTTCACGGCGGAACTATCCGCGCCGAGAGCTCGCCTCAGGCAACGCTGTTCATTATCGAGCTTCCGCGAATCGCTCCGCCTGCTCCTGCTTATAAGAGCCAAGCAGACGGCTTGTCCGGGCAAGGAGGAGCAATTAATGTACCTGACTAA